A genome region from Tenebrio molitor chromosome 4, icTenMoli1.1, whole genome shotgun sequence includes the following:
- the LOC138128367 gene encoding uncharacterized protein, producing the protein MLDPVLSILTLLWYFIVANINMASAGDTQIITLLDAENNRTYNLLLSVEDYQKAIHDEQFASALLNHAKATEPVGHSDLEEMDDDEEDKCASVSAETNEDVEHNNNGSNANTKSTYMWKYDQVLGLINSMGNYTNDLDDPRKRKDIYEHVANELLSMKYEVNATMVQNKWKSLLKSYRKAKDNKKRTGRGPARFHFYEAMDAQLGKDPTNASTHSLNSLDTDTDVESSTSGVSVSHIRERSPLSTSTLEADNSEAGTSTAHSNNDLVGAPKRRTLNEKKWKQEYITLKKEEAEKREKRHAEKLEVEKKKLQLFERYLNLQEKKS; encoded by the exons ATGTTGGATCCGGTTCTAAGTATTCTAACTCTGCTTTGgtattttattgttgcaaaTATTAATATGGCCAGTGCGGGTGATACCCAAATAATCACATTATTGGACGCCGAAAATAACAGGACGTACAATTTGCTTCTAAGCGTAGAAGATTATCAAAAAGCAATCCACG ATGAACAATTTGCTAGTGCGCTTTTAAACCACGCAAAAGCGACTGAACCAGTAGGTCATTCAGATCTAGAAGAAATGGATGACGATGAGGAAGACAAGTGTGCATCTGTGTCTGCAGAAACAAATGAGGATGTTGAGCATAATAATAACGGAAGTAATGCCAATACGAAATCCACATACATGTGGAAATATGACCAAGTACTGGGACTGATCAATTCAATGGGAAATTACACAAATGATTTGGATGATCCTAGAAAGCGCAAGGACATATATGAACATGTTGCAAATGAGTTGTTGAGTATGAAGTATGAGGTAAATGCAACTATGGTTCAAAACAAATGGAAaagtttgttaaaaagttaccGTAAGGCGaaagataacaaaaaaagaacaGGGCGGGGTCCAGCAAGGTTCCATTTTTATGAAGCAATGGATGCACAACTGGGAAAAGACCCCACAAATGCTAGTACTCATTCATTAAATTCTCTCGATACAGACACAGACGTTGAATCATCAACATCTGGGGTTAGTGTCAGTCATATTCGTGAACGCTCCCCTCTTTCTACAAGTACTTTAGAAGCTGATAATAGTGAGGCTGGAACATCTACAGCACATAGCAACAATGACTTAGTTGGCGCTCCCAAACGAAGAACTCTGAATGAAAAAAAGTGGAAACAGGAATATAttactttgaaaaaagaagaagCTGAAAAACGTGAAAAAAGGCATGCGGAAAAActcgaagtagaaaaaaaaaaacttcaactTTTTGAAAGATATTTAAATCTTCAAGAGAAGAAATCCTAA